A genomic segment from Pseudobdellovibrionaceae bacterium encodes:
- a CDS encoding glycosyltransferase family 9 protein produces the protein MKAKKILILRLSSFGDIIQTLPCVDALAAESYDVDFLTKKAFLAPLKAHPQIRQIYTFETQGSSLWQELRKVKDLIRTQEYDCIYDAHNNLRSTLILISTFFLRLRLRLFSGKALTVRRPKSRFKRFLLFKLRIDRFPLPFVSADSFLNPLIKNKVLTQNPQAQKLPVNDTYNQNILKASAFTHPRPYICLAPSAAWPLKRWPLTHFQSLMDSMPDWDFIVIGGAEDTFTHELQTPRLTNTIGQLSWADTGKAIKEARALVSADTGVLHWADYMGVPSVGLLGPTAFGVPFRKSTTIMNLNLSCSPCTKDGRGQCKIKETQKCLKEIYPHNVKQEILHLL, from the coding sequence ATGAAGGCAAAAAAAATCTTAATCCTCAGACTGTCGTCTTTTGGAGACATCATTCAGACTCTTCCTTGTGTGGACGCGCTTGCGGCAGAGTCTTATGATGTTGATTTTTTAACCAAAAAGGCCTTTTTAGCCCCCCTTAAGGCCCATCCCCAGATTCGTCAGATTTATACTTTTGAAACCCAAGGCTCTTCTTTATGGCAAGAGCTGCGTAAAGTAAAAGATTTGATCCGCACTCAAGAGTACGACTGCATTTATGATGCCCACAATAATTTACGTTCTACCTTAATCTTGATCTCTACCTTCTTTTTGCGTTTACGTCTTAGACTCTTTTCAGGTAAAGCACTCACCGTAAGGCGCCCAAAGTCTCGCTTTAAACGCTTTTTATTATTTAAATTAAGAATAGACCGATTTCCTTTGCCCTTTGTCAGTGCCGATTCCTTTTTAAATCCTCTTATAAAAAATAAGGTACTGACACAAAATCCTCAAGCACAGAAACTTCCCGTGAACGACACTTACAATCAGAACATTTTAAAGGCGTCTGCCTTCACTCATCCCAGACCCTACATCTGCTTGGCTCCTAGTGCGGCGTGGCCTCTCAAACGCTGGCCACTCACTCATTTTCAAAGCCTGATGGACAGCATGCCTGATTGGGACTTTATTGTGATCGGTGGAGCCGAGGACACGTTCACTCACGAATTGCAGACCCCTCGCTTGACCAATACCATCGGTCAGCTGAGTTGGGCCGATACGGGGAAGGCCATCAAAGAGGCTCGGGCTCTTGTCAGTGCCGACACTGGAGTTTTACACTGGGCTGACTATATGGGAGTGCCTAGCGTGGGCCTTCTAGGTCCCACCGCTTTTGGTGTGCCTTTTAGAAAAAGCACAACTATAATGAATCTAAATCTATCTTGTTCTCCTTGCACCAAAGATGGTCGAGGACAATGTAAGATTAAAGAGACACAAAAATGTTTAAAAGAAATTTATCCTCATAACGTCAAACAAGAGATCTTACACCTTTTATGA
- a CDS encoding DUF2799 domain-containing protein, with amino-acid sequence MASKSVWMCVALVFFMMTEAHAISESKCRSNDWFAVGREYGIKGEAEDKVLKDQEACQKRGVEIPLEQYKKGWLMGINDYCSPDNAYKMGVTKKKPTKNCPLVIKPTFDQFYNWGTDAAKIEKDIAKTDKYLKSKKKSLEKAQKDVRKFDKEVEKLEKQSKSLKAKVAEIEQEMARKRTQITK; translated from the coding sequence ATGGCAAGTAAGAGCGTTTGGATGTGTGTGGCTTTGGTGTTTTTTATGATGACAGAGGCTCATGCGATCTCTGAATCTAAATGTCGTAGCAACGACTGGTTTGCTGTGGGTCGTGAGTATGGAATCAAAGGTGAAGCCGAAGATAAGGTTCTTAAAGACCAAGAAGCTTGTCAGAAAAGAGGGGTAGAGATTCCTTTAGAGCAGTATAAAAAAGGCTGGCTCATGGGGATCAATGACTACTGTAGCCCAGATAATGCCTATAAAATGGGCGTTACTAAAAAGAAACCCACAAAGAATTGCCCTTTGGTGATCAAGCCCACTTTTGATCAGTTTTATAACTGGGGCACCGATGCTGCAAAAATAGAAAAGGACATTGCTAAGACGGATAAATATCTTAAGAGCAAAAAGAAGTCTCTTGAAAAGGCTCAGAAGGATGTCAGAAAATTCGATAAAGAAGTGGAAAAGCTAGAGAAGCAGTCCAAGTCTTTAAAAGCTAAAGTGGCTGAAATTGAACAAGAGATGGCTAGAAAACGAACTCAAATCACTAAATAA
- a CDS encoding porin family protein, whose amino-acid sequence MKKMIFSLWMMLVMGASTAHAGIFDLMYVKAQVGLPVVTDGSIDGTDIDTSFDPPYPITLGFGVYMSPLTSLALEVNYETAELTDLPPSMLGGSDDMKQFGALLNFYFHFPALMIVEPFAGVGLGYSIVTIDNNDYDGKGFIWQISAGVDINLKEFMALTAEARLLEPISIDIKDGGGVDVGELDYTHARLMVGLKFKL is encoded by the coding sequence ATGAAAAAAATGATATTTAGTTTATGGATGATGTTAGTCATGGGAGCCTCTACGGCACACGCGGGGATCTTTGACCTTATGTATGTTAAAGCGCAGGTAGGACTTCCTGTTGTAACAGATGGAAGCATTGATGGCACTGACATTGATACCAGCTTTGATCCTCCTTACCCGATCACGTTGGGTTTTGGGGTTTACATGTCCCCTTTAACTTCCCTCGCTTTGGAAGTGAATTACGAAACTGCCGAGTTGACCGACCTTCCACCAAGTATGCTTGGGGGCAGTGATGATATGAAACAGTTTGGAGCTTTATTAAACTTTTACTTTCACTTTCCTGCTTTGATGATTGTAGAGCCTTTTGCGGGTGTGGGTTTAGGCTATTCCATTGTGACCATTGATAATAATGACTATGATGGGAAAGGTTTCATCTGGCAGATTTCGGCAGGGGTGGACATTAACCTTAAAGAGTTTATGGCTTTAACAGCAGAGGCTCGTTTGTTAGAACCTATCAGCATTGATATCAAAGACGGTGGGGGAGTAGATGTGGGAGAGTTAGACTACACCCACGCACGTCTGATGGTGGGATTAAAGTTTAAACTTTAA
- a CDS encoding DUF1295 domain-containing protein — protein MLNQILCSIFLAAIYFFVIWFVLLIVKQRATQLQAGTSSPTNSPTVTALTLSHGFWFLSFLVPFALDFYLDGMKHANIIMFAMVCLWALRQSLFHFLRLRHVPKDSRYQELTRKWQPQHFKANSLVYVILPQMIAHILLATGFYIYLSSPDTGWSSPAWNVPLAWVFLFGLILQTLADLQLYRFKKDPKNHNLTYTGGVWRWIKYPNYFGEFLIWLSFGLLALPFKYGYIGLLTPIVSLLLLTRWTGIGLLEKKRSTQKSAPHLRPKYNWIPWIY, from the coding sequence ATGTTAAATCAGATTCTATGCTCCATCTTTCTTGCGGCCATTTACTTTTTTGTCATTTGGTTTGTGCTGCTGATTGTGAAACAAAGAGCGACACAGTTACAAGCTGGCACTTCATCACCCACGAACTCCCCCACCGTAACAGCTTTAACCCTTAGTCATGGGTTTTGGTTTTTAAGTTTTCTGGTTCCTTTTGCTCTGGATTTTTATCTTGATGGGATGAAACATGCCAACATCATCATGTTTGCAATGGTGTGCCTTTGGGCTCTTCGCCAAAGTCTCTTTCATTTTTTACGCTTAAGACACGTTCCTAAGGACTCAAGATACCAAGAACTCACACGCAAATGGCAGCCTCAGCATTTTAAAGCCAACTCTTTAGTTTATGTAATTTTACCTCAGATGATCGCCCATATTCTTTTGGCAACAGGTTTTTATATTTACCTGTCTTCACCTGATACAGGTTGGTCGTCGCCCGCTTGGAACGTGCCGCTGGCATGGGTGTTTTTATTTGGACTGATTTTACAAACACTTGCTGACTTACAACTTTATAGATTTAAGAAAGACCCCAAAAACCATAACCTCACTTACACAGGTGGGGTCTGGAGATGGATCAAATATCCCAATTACTTCGGAGAGTTTTTAATTTGGCTGAGCTTTGGACTTTTAGCTCTACCCTTTAAATACGGATATATAGGACTTCTCACCCCTATTGTGAGTCTCTTACTTCTGACTCGCTGGACAGGAATCGGTCTGCTGGAAAAGAAAAGAAGCACTCAAAAAAGTGCTCCTCACTTACGGCCTAAATATAACTGGATACCTTGGATCTACTAA
- a CDS encoding asparaginase — MEKMKVTILTTGGTIEKIYNEDDGSLKNRDVSYSLKTRQSQLKNKILTKLRLPHTDISVFEIMSKDSLDMDDKDRQLIWQTIEQKFAEGTPILVLHGTDTMEISLRYCYEQCPTPPVAVIFTGAMMPIGFEDSDALQNFCEALALCQVVPAGFYISFHNHLFKAPHVTKNKKRRTFEEQTSC; from the coding sequence ATGGAAAAGATGAAGGTCACCATTTTAACGACAGGTGGAACCATAGAAAAAATCTATAATGAAGACGACGGATCGTTAAAAAACAGAGACGTCTCTTACTCGTTAAAAACCAGACAGTCCCAGTTAAAAAATAAAATACTGACTAAACTCCGTCTGCCCCATACTGACATTTCAGTTTTTGAAATCATGTCTAAAGACTCTTTAGATATGGACGACAAGGATCGCCAACTGATCTGGCAGACCATAGAACAAAAGTTTGCCGAAGGTACCCCTATTCTGGTTTTGCACGGCACAGATACTATGGAGATCAGTCTACGTTACTGCTATGAGCAGTGCCCAACCCCACCTGTCGCTGTGATCTTTACGGGTGCGATGATGCCCATAGGTTTTGAAGACTCCGATGCCTTACAAAATTTTTGTGAGGCTCTGGCCCTTTGCCAAGTGGTCCCCGCAGGATTTTACATCTCCTTTCACAATCATCTATTCAAAGCCCCTCATGTGACCAAAAATAAAAAACGCCGCACCTTTGAGGAGCAAACTTCATGTTAA
- a CDS encoding aspartate kinase — protein sequence MSKLDIRVKKFGGTSVGSIERIEHVADRLYKAYQNGERFVVVASAMAGETNRLVRLANEIHSGFKGPAYDMLLASGEQVSIALLSLALQKRGLKSQPLLAYQLRISTDSIYSKARIKNIDADRLISMVEQNEIPIVAGFQGVDDHDRITTLGRGGSDTTAVALAAALEGSVCEIYTDVEGVYSADPRLVPDAKKIEVLNYDEMMEMAALGSKVLHFRCVEIAAKYNVPIHVLSTFSENSGTMIQKEVAAMELESPVVSSVTHDSKVAILQAEPVPNGVEFLADLFNTLSEKEIIVDIIAQAQGIKGQRVAFSISDEDVGEGFDVLKSLVPESTSITTLENMAKVSIIGVGMRSHSGVAARFFKVLAARDVDLKLVTTSDIKMSAVIPRALVNEIVQALHAEFSLGQ from the coding sequence ATGTCAAAATTAGATATTCGAGTTAAGAAATTTGGTGGCACCTCTGTGGGATCTATCGAGCGCATTGAACATGTGGCGGACCGACTGTACAAAGCCTACCAAAATGGGGAACGTTTTGTGGTGGTGGCTTCTGCTATGGCAGGAGAAACAAATCGTCTTGTCCGTTTGGCCAATGAAATTCACAGCGGCTTTAAAGGCCCTGCTTATGATATGCTCCTTGCTTCAGGTGAGCAGGTGTCCATTGCGCTTTTGTCTTTAGCTTTGCAGAAAAGAGGTTTGAAGTCTCAACCACTGCTCGCTTACCAATTGCGAATTTCTACAGACTCCATTTATTCTAAAGCTAGAATCAAAAACATTGATGCCGACAGATTGATTTCGATGGTGGAGCAAAATGAAATTCCGATTGTAGCGGGATTTCAAGGTGTAGATGATCATGACCGTATCACCACTTTAGGTCGAGGGGGCTCAGACACCACTGCTGTGGCTCTGGCCGCAGCACTTGAAGGGTCTGTGTGTGAGATCTATACGGATGTGGAGGGAGTGTATTCGGCTGACCCTCGTTTGGTTCCAGACGCTAAAAAGATTGAAGTTTTAAATTATGATGAAATGATGGAGATGGCAGCTCTAGGTTCAAAAGTGTTACACTTTCGCTGTGTAGAGATTGCGGCCAAGTACAATGTTCCCATTCATGTTTTGTCTACGTTTTCAGAAAACTCTGGCACTATGATCCAAAAGGAGGTCGCCGCCATGGAATTAGAATCCCCCGTTGTCTCTTCGGTCACTCATGATAGCAAGGTGGCCATTTTGCAAGCTGAACCTGTTCCGAATGGTGTAGAGTTCCTAGCCGATCTTTTTAATACTCTTTCAGAAAAAGAGATCATCGTGGATATCATTGCTCAAGCCCAAGGAATTAAGGGACAGCGTGTGGCCTTTTCGATTTCTGATGAAGATGTTGGGGAAGGCTTTGACGTTCTTAAGTCTTTAGTGCCTGAAAGTACAAGTATTACGACTTTGGAAAACATGGCTAAGGTTTCCATTATTGGTGTGGGGATGCGTTCACACTCAGGTGTTGCGGCCAGATTTTTTAAAGTGCTTGCCGCAAGAGATGTAGATTTAAAACTTGTCACCACTTCTGATATCAAAATGAGCGCGGTGATCCCTAGGGCTTTGGTCAATGAGATCGTTCAGGCGTTACATGCCGAGTTCAGTTTAGGGCAATAA
- the lysA gene encoding diaminopimelate decarboxylase, whose protein sequence is MMEQKSFSYKNHRLGAVTEGKWIDLLEVLPSDPHPTYFYNLHSVKNRIDQLKASLGGLQSKIHYAVKANAHPHILEMVRQQGCGVDTVSLGEMLHSLEHGFNPKDIILSGVGKSKKELTQSLLLGIKQINVESLSELKRLGEIASVYQRECRFGIRLNPDIQVDTHPYISTGFRENKFGLPEKQIPEVLEIVKQYSPWLKWQGLSVHIGSQIRDVEPLLQAAKALVRVRHNLTFYDQDITSLDIGGGVGIDYKSADETAELEMLKAYGKGLQNIFSDFKGEILLEPGRFLVARAGVLVTQVEYIKNNGFKNFIVVDSGMNHLLRPSLYQAYHRILPLNENAKAKKNIFDVVGPICESSDVLGYERYLPEPQEGDWLAVMDVGAYGYSMSSDYNMHDKPHEICLL, encoded by the coding sequence ATGATGGAACAGAAAAGTTTTAGCTACAAGAATCACAGATTAGGAGCGGTCACCGAAGGCAAATGGATTGATCTGTTAGAGGTGCTCCCTAGTGACCCTCATCCTACGTATTTTTATAATCTGCATTCTGTAAAAAACCGCATCGACCAATTGAAGGCCAGTTTAGGTGGGCTTCAAAGTAAAATTCATTATGCGGTCAAGGCTAATGCCCATCCTCACATCCTAGAGATGGTCAGACAACAGGGGTGTGGTGTGGACACTGTCTCTTTGGGCGAGATGCTGCATTCTTTAGAGCATGGTTTTAACCCCAAAGACATCATCTTATCAGGTGTCGGAAAAAGTAAAAAAGAACTGACACAAAGCCTGCTTTTGGGGATCAAACAAATAAATGTAGAAAGTTTATCGGAACTGAAAAGATTAGGTGAGATCGCCTCTGTCTATCAACGCGAATGTCGATTTGGAATTCGTTTAAACCCAGATATTCAAGTGGACACTCATCCTTACATTTCAACGGGCTTTCGTGAAAATAAATTTGGTCTGCCTGAAAAACAAATTCCAGAGGTCTTAGAGATCGTAAAGCAGTATAGCCCTTGGTTAAAATGGCAGGGCTTAAGCGTTCATATTGGATCACAAATCCGAGATGTGGAGCCTTTACTGCAAGCCGCAAAAGCCTTAGTGCGTGTCAGACATAACCTGACGTTTTATGATCAGGACATTACAAGTCTTGATATTGGTGGGGGCGTGGGCATTGATTACAAGAGCGCTGATGAGACAGCGGAGCTTGAGATGCTAAAAGCCTATGGTAAGGGTTTGCAAAATATCTTTTCTGATTTCAAAGGCGAGATTCTTTTAGAGCCAGGCCGTTTTTTAGTAGCAAGGGCGGGAGTGCTGGTCACTCAAGTGGAATACATCAAGAACAATGGGTTTAAAAACTTTATTGTGGTGGATTCTGGGATGAACCACTTATTGCGTCCCAGTTTATATCAAGCCTATCACAGAATTTTACCTTTAAATGAAAATGCTAAAGCCAAAAAGAACATCTTTGATGTGGTCGGACCTATCTGTGAATCTTCGGATGTCTTGGGTTATGAAAGATATTTACCAGAACCTCAAGAAGGGGATTGGTTGGCGGTGATGGATGTAGGGGCTTATGGGTACTCGATGTCTAGTGATTACAACATGCACGATAAGCCGCATGAAATTTGTCTTTTATAA
- a CDS encoding class I SAM-dependent methyltransferase, which translates to MTMSNLKWSKDRGKKWRELSASLEAMMAPIDEPLIKRLDLPKNISKDFVVADVACGAGGTTLQIARALSLWPQSSSPQPPSPSSSSSAVASQVMGFDISPELIEEAQLRAAAQKLDISFQVMDVGTQCPAQAPFDRVVSRFGTMFFDDPLKAFKNLHKWLAPSGQFVFAVWGPREENPWVDDINKILAKLIPITPPEPDSPGPFRYADMNRYTELLSHSGFKNINSQKWEGRLAIGGGMSPHEAARFSLSMFSVAQMLAAHTDEVRTQAFEMLSDYYASSLKEDEVVKASASVWLVSGQA; encoded by the coding sequence ATGACAATGAGCAATTTAAAATGGTCCAAAGATCGTGGAAAAAAATGGCGGGAGTTAAGTGCTTCACTTGAAGCGATGATGGCTCCTATAGATGAACCTCTCATCAAAAGGCTAGACCTTCCTAAGAATATCTCAAAGGATTTTGTGGTGGCGGATGTGGCGTGCGGAGCTGGGGGGACAACATTACAGATCGCACGTGCTTTATCTTTATGGCCTCAGTCTTCATCACCTCAGCCACCATCACCATCTTCTTCTTCTTCTGCCGTAGCGTCGCAAGTGATGGGATTTGATATTTCTCCTGAGCTGATCGAAGAGGCTCAGCTGAGGGCGGCAGCACAAAAATTGGATATCTCATTTCAAGTGATGGATGTGGGAACGCAGTGTCCAGCGCAAGCGCCCTTTGATCGGGTGGTTTCGCGCTTTGGAACCATGTTTTTTGATGACCCACTAAAGGCTTTTAAAAATCTACACAAGTGGTTAGCCCCAAGTGGGCAATTTGTTTTTGCGGTGTGGGGGCCACGCGAAGAAAACCCATGGGTAGATGACATCAATAAAATTTTGGCTAAATTGATTCCGATTACACCTCCTGAGCCAGATAGCCCAGGTCCCTTTAGATATGCAGATATGAATCGATATACAGAGCTCTTGTCGCACTCGGGGTTTAAAAATATCAACTCTCAAAAGTGGGAAGGGCGTTTGGCCATAGGGGGAGGCATGAGTCCTCATGAAGCGGCCAGATTCTCTTTAAGTATGTTTAGCGTGGCCCAGATGTTAGCCGCACACACCGATGAGGTGCGCACTCAGGCCTTTGAGATGTTGAGCGACTATTACGCCTCATCGTTAAAAGAAGACGAAGTGGTCAAAGCCTCTGCCAGCGTATGGTTAGTCTCAGGCCAAGCCTAA
- the pgsA gene encoding CDP-diacylglycerol--glycerol-3-phosphate 3-phosphatidyltransferase — translation MFYFINGLTLARIILSPLILMPWYFSGEWTWYVSSFVFICLSLTDFFDGHLARKYNLTSDFGKLFDPIGDKVMVLFGMVILTVSKEVNPAFILIILSRDFLINGLRSYAASVGRVIAARPLGKYKATLQMIAIPLLLLPQDAFGLPTVRMGQVALILSVVFSITSAFDYVLSYKKTSVDR, via the coding sequence ATGTTTTATTTTATCAATGGACTGACCTTAGCAAGAATTATTCTTTCCCCTCTGATCCTCATGCCGTGGTACTTTTCTGGCGAGTGGACTTGGTACGTTTCCAGCTTTGTCTTTATCTGTTTGAGTCTCACTGACTTTTTTGATGGACACTTGGCCCGAAAGTACAATTTGACCTCTGATTTTGGAAAGCTCTTTGACCCGATTGGGGATAAAGTGATGGTGCTCTTTGGGATGGTGATTTTAACCGTCAGCAAAGAGGTCAATCCTGCTTTCATTCTTATTATTTTGTCTCGAGACTTTTTAATTAACGGCCTTCGTTCTTATGCGGCCAGTGTGGGCCGAGTGATTGCTGCACGTCCTTTAGGCAAATATAAGGCCACACTGCAAATGATTGCGATCCCACTCTTGCTTCTGCCTCAGGACGCCTTTGGCCTACCCACCGTCAGAATGGGCCAAGTTGCCCTGATTCTAAGTGTAGTCTTTAGCATCACATCGGCATTTGACTATGTTTTAAGCTATAAAAAAACCAGTGTTGACAGATAA
- a CDS encoding acyl-CoA thioesterase: protein MTENKELNSYKKFVQYHETDMMGVAHHSNYIKWMEEARVDLLRNTTLKECHAPYIDYTLAVLQTSCIHKRPCRFGDEVEVKTKVYSEGSKFRFVYEIYNGETLCALGFTLHIGVDRDLKVVKHPPKEYAKYVEDGVWTETWPSNL from the coding sequence ATGACGGAAAATAAAGAGCTAAATTCTTATAAAAAATTTGTGCAGTATCATGAGACCGACATGATGGGTGTTGCGCATCATTCCAACTACATCAAATGGATGGAAGAGGCGAGGGTGGATTTACTGCGAAACACGACACTCAAAGAGTGTCATGCTCCGTATATCGATTACACTTTGGCAGTTTTGCAGACCTCTTGCATTCATAAACGCCCATGCCGTTTTGGTGATGAAGTCGAGGTCAAAACCAAGGTGTATTCAGAAGGGTCAAAATTTAGATTTGTGTATGAGATTTACAATGGGGAAACTTTATGTGCTCTTGGTTTTACATTGCATATTGGTGTAGATCGTGATCTGAAGGTCGTAAAGCACCCCCCTAAAGAGTATGCAAAATATGTGGAGGATGGAGTATGGACAGAAACCTGGCCCTCGAATTTGTAA
- the glpX gene encoding class II fructose-bisphosphatase — protein MDRNLALEFVRVTEAAALSCSRYMGRGEKDKADQAAVDAMRRAFDGVFFQGVVVIGEGERDEAPMLYIGEKVGGGDSSSPQIDIALDPLEGTNLCAYGQPGALAVVAVAERGNFLHAPDTYMNKIAVGPKARGVINIEASVEDNVRAVAKALNKDVTDITVVVLDRPRHETLIQTLRALGTRIQLIGDGDVSAALATAWEDSGIDMLLGTGGAPEGVITAAAMKCLGGDFQGRLEFRNEEEKSRAQKMGVKDLNQIYTIDDLARGEVMFIATGVTDGPLLKGVRILPGRKAMTESIVMRSQTGTIRKIQATHNLERKPSSFNFLNHKG, from the coding sequence ATGGACAGAAACCTGGCCCTCGAATTTGTAAGAGTCACCGAAGCCGCAGCTTTATCCTGCTCACGCTATATGGGGCGAGGTGAAAAAGACAAGGCCGACCAAGCGGCTGTGGATGCCATGCGCCGCGCGTTTGATGGGGTGTTCTTTCAAGGTGTAGTGGTGATTGGGGAAGGCGAAAGAGACGAAGCCCCGATGCTCTATATCGGAGAAAAAGTGGGCGGTGGGGATTCCAGTTCTCCACAGATTGATATTGCATTAGACCCTTTAGAGGGCACCAACCTTTGTGCTTACGGTCAGCCAGGGGCTCTTGCTGTTGTGGCGGTGGCCGAGCGAGGAAACTTCTTACACGCTCCCGATACGTATATGAATAAAATTGCTGTGGGTCCGAAAGCACGTGGTGTCATCAATATCGAAGCCTCTGTCGAAGACAATGTGCGAGCGGTGGCTAAAGCGTTAAACAAAGATGTGACAGACATCACTGTGGTGGTTTTAGATCGCCCTCGTCATGAGACGCTGATTCAAACTTTAAGAGCTCTAGGCACACGCATTCAGCTCATTGGAGACGGCGATGTTTCCGCAGCCCTTGCAACAGCGTGGGAAGATTCGGGTATTGATATGCTGCTGGGTACAGGAGGCGCACCTGAAGGTGTGATTACGGCGGCGGCCATGAAGTGTTTGGGTGGAGATTTTCAAGGACGTTTGGAATTTAGAAATGAAGAAGAAAAATCTAGGGCTCAAAAAATGGGAGTCAAAGATTTAAATCAAATTTACACCATTGATGATCTGGCACGGGGTGAGGTGATGTTCATCGCTACAGGTGTCACCGATGGTCCTTTGCTTAAAGGAGTTCGCATTTTGCCAGGACGCAAAGCCATGACTGAGTCTATTGTTATGCGCTCACAAACAGGCACCATTCGTAAAATTCAGGCCACTCACAATTTAGAACGCAAGCCTTCGAGCTTTAATTTTTTAAATCACAAAGGTTAG
- a CDS encoding murein L,D-transpeptidase catalytic domain family protein — translation MNKLFNFLKSTTLLLFLFSHTAVAETSDATGAATTTTPVPSGSSDVSIPLRYFEQSPDGVVNHRAREEFVQLYNKFKDNEELKGSEVALQRVLAFYAKNKDGIPRSCGGDLDATSSPRGEKLDAVNKIDNQDFILLVDYTKPHVADRFFILDMKSGKVESCPVAHGYGSNSNCPPEHQVRCNGKIKCKITSEVNNRSGGGATSRGFYLTDEGYRSSQNTFNSGSPRSSGHNALNLRGLLGGVNDKALDRSVVFHRASYAENMCSSSAGCPAICPQLFEDYKDKVKRSLMYVHTPEDEEKPQPDC, via the coding sequence ATGAATAAACTTTTTAACTTTCTAAAATCCACGACCCTTCTTCTTTTTCTTTTCAGCCACACGGCTGTCGCGGAGACGTCTGATGCTACAGGGGCCGCAACCACGACCACCCCTGTTCCAAGTGGTAGCTCAGACGTCTCTATTCCTTTAAGATATTTTGAGCAAAGTCCAGATGGAGTTGTGAATCACAGAGCCCGCGAAGAATTTGTTCAACTTTATAACAAATTTAAAGATAACGAAGAGCTCAAGGGGTCCGAAGTGGCCTTGCAAAGGGTCTTAGCCTTTTACGCTAAAAATAAAGACGGCATTCCCCGCTCTTGTGGTGGAGACTTAGATGCCACCAGCTCTCCCCGCGGAGAGAAGTTAGATGCCGTTAATAAAATCGACAATCAGGATTTTATCCTACTTGTGGATTACACTAAGCCCCACGTAGCTGATCGATTTTTTATTCTAGATATGAAATCAGGAAAGGTCGAAAGCTGTCCTGTGGCGCATGGATACGGATCAAATAGCAACTGTCCTCCCGAGCATCAAGTCCGATGCAACGGTAAGATCAAATGCAAAATCACCTCCGAGGTCAACAACCGCAGTGGCGGTGGGGCCACCTCCAGAGGCTTTTATCTTACTGACGAGGGATACAGATCCAGTCAAAACACCTTTAATAGCGGAAGCCCCAGAAGCAGCGGTCACAATGCCTTAAACTTACGTGGCCTGCTGGGTGGGGTAAATGACAAAGCTTTAGATCGAAGTGTCGTCTTCCATCGTGCGAGCTACGCTGAAAACATGTGCTCCAGCAGTGCGGGCTGTCCCGCCATCTGTCCGCAGCTTTTTGAAGATTACAAAGACAAGGTGAAGCGTTCATTGATGTATGTTCATACTCCTGAAGACGAAGAAAAGCCTCAACCCGATTGTTAG